agtttATCTTTTTGTTTTATAACAGTAGGACCATTAAtgtttttccaagttttttttgtcttgactCGAGATTTTGCCTCTGAAAGATGTTTATAGTTATATAGAATTCAAATTGTGCATAGTTtagtgttttctttttttgttttcgaaattttaaagtgAACATGCTAAGTCAATCTTTTCAATCGACGTATCAATTCCTCCACTACAAGGTACCAACACATTACCAACCACTTATTGAAGTTAGTTTTAGACCTTTAGTTTTTAAGCGAACAACTAACCAAAATTAACACCCAAAATCTACTCATATTAGTTATTTGTACTTTTTattacttatatttttttaattaatgaagTAGTTATTGTAAGAGTATGTGAACTAAGAGCATTTCTTCCTAGAAGAACTGTCCGTCTTGAAATGGTTAGAAATGTGTGTGTAAGGAAAAAAACGTGTAAAAAGTTACGACGAACACGTGCTTCGTCTCTCGAGGCAACAGGTGCAGATACAGATGCAGTCAAAAGAATCGTTTAGAAACCATTGTGATTTTTATGCTATAACTATATTTAAACAAAAGTGAATAAACAGAAGCAACTCAAACGAATAGTGGCTAAAATACCAACGTCTAACAAAAAGTCCCGAGCTCTGAaacctaattaaaaaaaagcgcctagcaaaaaaaactgatcGAACGAATCTGTTCGAAGCAATCTGTTGAATAATGTATCTACGAAATGAAAATGCCAGTTAACCAAACGTATAGGAAACTAGGAAGTATAGGAAACTAAAATTGTAATGTCAAAAGCTCTATTGAATATACACACCACGCGAAAAATTACCGAAACTTTTAGGGTGCCGCTCTGCTATTAGTAGAACAACAGATTTATAGGAATCAGTGAACGCATTTTAGATGACAGTGACCACAGCTTTAGACCAAATCTAAAGACTACATACACGTATATTGTTCAGTCTGCTAAGGCATTTAGTCAGTCGTAGGGTAAAAAAAGAACGcgtgaaatatttaaaacagaatttgtgaaattaaaaaaaaaaagcaacacaaACTTTGTAATAACCGGAAAGTTTCTGTATAATCCACAATCAATTCAGTTACAAGTAGAACAGCGCGAGCTCTGTGTAACCAAATCTGAAACGAGTCTCAAGCAAAagcattaaaaaatgaaaaataaaaaaataaattaacaatggtcaaggactaataaaatcgtgtacacgagtggcgattcccgctcgtctacacgatttttacccgtaaaggttcgccaaagcgcgagcaggctgtgaaaaaaaatcccttaggtTCGCGAACCATAGGAAACACGTGCGAGGCAGTCCAACCAACAGACgattcttttggattttgaatcctgtctcgctcgtggaaatcgtaacatacatgaaaattttcccccgcgattttggctcacgaaccatttagcgaaaaggttcatgaactttttttgggaagggaacgcgtggttattcgattttcttccgtaggcaggctgtgcgtctctttaggtacgcgtacgggtaataaattgtgattcaagcagcagcaggaagttcttcattttccactgttctttcaattattgtatggaatatttctgttttttttaagtttattaaaaaaaaatttttttttttttgataacttacaGCGTTTTAAGATTAACGAAActctaaatattaaatcaatatcattctgccatgtcaactcctgggtggtcaattgaattgaacaaagctttttgacaaaattatggatAAGAATGGACACAAGAAGGCCCTAATAATGATCTTTAACAACCGTTTaaggaataaataatcaaatcaaatcttagACCCTTACAATTTCATCCAAATCATTACATTTCTGTAGTAGAGGTTGAGTGTAAAATTCcataactgttttttaaatttggaaaagacaACCACGATTCCATatgtaaagtttcaataagaaaacacatgcaaacgtatcaatgattattttggattaaaatgaatgtcataaaaaattgataaattaattcaataataataataataataataataataataataataataataataataaagaagagttttcaagtaatttttccatcatcaaaattcacaacgcaactttaaaatgaataactccaaattaattattcattatttatgattcaaaactATCCAAATTCTTTTTATGGGTTCATCACTCTATGTTTCGAACTGTTAGTAAGTACGGagtttgtttttcagattttattttaacatttctgaaTCCGCTTATACGAATTttgctattaaaatttatattttctcacTCTTTGCATAGAGTTTGGAATGGACaaattaatgattgaaaattgcttgttccaaattcaaaagTTCATTTTGGAATAGGGAATCCTTATTTAGGAATTGTGATCTTCTGATGACTCAATTCTGAATGAAAAAGTCACACTTTACTATTTGAATTGGGAATTTTTAATCCACAAATTAGATTCAAATATTCGTAgaacttatttcaaaactcagaattcgaatttaaattgtacagtttcaaatttagtatcacgaatatgaaattaagaatttaagagaaagaattttcaatcctaattttttgaatcaattgtataattttgaatccagaaaaggaattttcaaaaatgaattttgattcgtgaacattgaattatttgttttcaaattttgttcatcattcggattttcaactgaaattaggaatttgaaatatcaatcGCAAATCGtacatatttgaaatattttaaaaataaaattcgaataTGTTCACACTAGTCCAAAGGTAGTATGTATGTCAAATTTAAGTAgtaatgaaaatcaaataagatgccattgaaaatattttgcaaaatgagaatgttctgaaaaatattttgaaatatttctgaacTAGGTATGGctctgtaactttgaaaaactgaatAACATCAAAAATGTTGAAGACAATGACTAAGCTATGAATCACATCAATgacattcaatacaaaattttgaaatagtccGGGACgtcccggttgcctggatttcattgaaaaatgcccggattttgcccggttatattcactttatttggaaaatcaaaaaaaacaaactcctccaaaacggaattttttgagaaaaaaaaatcatgaaaggtgttttgaatcttaaagtacgattcaaaacctgtcgataagttctgatgaacaaaaaagtttttttgcccagataatgctcggatttatgaacatttttaaaattatttgcccggattttgctaggtttttatttaaaattgcccggtttgtccggctcggaaacgcgtcaagcgaaaaaacaagatatcttgtatttggtccgcaatgagttaacattctattctattctattaatttatttatagaggattttaaccaacttggtcattcgtcctcttagGAGATTtgacttgtatttttttttttattctttccccaccccatacatttttttaggaTGCGAAGGAACTTTTTATCCTTcggataattaaatcaatattttttctatctgttacTGGGCCAGATTGCATCCTTTCGTAACTCTATatacaaatttgccaaatttgacgttgtttaacatcagaaaggacacacttcaattcacaaattatatacatcgtttaaatttacaacattgtaaattattttcaagaaattgttatgaaaactttgaaaaatcgatttatttcatCTGTCCACGCGTTGCATTTGGCGCAATCAACAACCATGTGGAGACAAAATAACGAAACGGAAAACACGACCATCAAGTGTGCAATGCGTTTTCCAATTTGGTTCACGAACCAGAATCGCGAGGCTCGCGAGGTTTTCTGCCACGGCTCGCTCACGATTTTCTGGCGATCGGATAccccttgaaaaaaatcccctacaatcacgtgtttgctgagtcgcgaacctactgtggtcagaacttttgtgaactacgcgcggttttgtttcttggctgctccgatttgaatacgatttttttagtccttgACAATGGTATTAAAAACGAAAGATTGAAAGTTTGTCTCGAAAAAAAAGCAGCATCTGGTATAAAAAGTATAGGTATGTGggaaaaatcttttcttttcctggttttgtttgttttctttcgaAAATCTGTGTGTTTGTGCGAGTGTTGAGTCGAGGCGAAACTctacgaaaaaacgaaaaaagttaGAACGCTGAAAGCACGCGATTAATGAATCAACCAACAACACAGGACAGGaatgaagaaatcaaatgaaagcaaagaatgaaaaaaagtaattaaaaagcATCGATtgtttactaaaaaaaagttgtttttgtaCAAATATCTGAGAAAGAAATTCCctgaatgtttgaattttttcctaaaatttctaGGGTAAAATTAAGGAAAATCCAATTTACCTCAGTCTGTAGACCGACATTTTGATGAATAATTTGCAGAACGTATCCATTTCATGTCTCGATCGACGTTTCTCAGCGTGATCATCTAGAACCACCTCATGTTTTAATCAAGAACCTGTAAAAGCAAGCAAAACGTTTTGAAATTAGGCAAACCACCACTTTTTAGGGACGCaattacaaaaatcatgaaaatgcaaaagtttcaaaaatcaccaaaactacaaaattaccAACAACACAAGTTACAAAAACaaagttccaaaaattttaatgataaaaaaaaaattacaatttttttttcgtttttgtcaaattttaaattttatattttttagtatGTTGTTCAAATTTAGTAAATGtggtcattttttgtcgttttattcaatttgttcatttttgtttattttgaccattttgatcataacaagataaaaaaaacctacaaataaaaaaaattacaaaaattaaaaaaaaaaacaatttttcacaaaaaaaataaaaaagttgtcagaagtgtcattttttgttacttttaatGTTATATTCATTTGGTTTTTAATGTTAAACTGTTTgtcctttttgatttttattattgtctTGCAGTTTTATTATActaatttgagatttttatcatctttgtgtcttttttggatattttgttaTATCGTTTTCGTCTTTTAATTatggtcaattttatcattttgaaaatccagaaaagaaaaaattaggTACTTACACTGACTTGGACTGATTTGTGATACATTTGTTGAATAAAAGCCCTCTCAGTTTGTTCAATAAATTACTTCATTAACTTTCTACCTTTTGGTGCATTCTCAACAATCATCATCGACTAGATTTCAGAAAACTTTCCAGCTCCTTGGGAAACAGTCCGAAAAATTTAAACCTTTCGCCCATCTGCTCGGGATCGGTCAACATATGAAAACCATTCTCCAGAAGCCGTTTTTGATCTTCACCCTCAGCCGCCTCAACCAACACCTTTAAACGTTCTTGTGCACCGGCCATCTCCAGGAATGCCCGTTGGCTTGTTGGACCAACGGTGAAAATTTGTCCCGTCCTCTCACAAAACTGTTTCAAGATGGAAAAGTCGACATCGGCTGTCAGATCTGCCGCACCCGGATCCATCAGTGGATCGTGCAGTTTGTGAGCTTTGAAAGCCCGGAACGTGTCACCTTTTTCACCCAGATGGCCGTAGTCTACTATCAGAGCGAAACCTCCAACCGAATTGAACCGTTTCCCGATCTGGCGAATAATAAGTTCCGAATCGAACGAAATTTCTATACTGCTTCGATCTCTAACTAAGTGTTGATAATTGTTCAGAAACATCCTTAACATTGGGGTCTCCGCATTTGAGTTTATGAAACGGAATTTACCCTCATCAGCTGGATCGATATCGATCAGCACCTCCTTCCATGAGGATTCATGTTGTTGAAATTTGTGTATTGGAAGTGCGTCGAAGAATTCGTGAGCCAGAATGATGGAAAACGTTTCCGGGACATcctccagttgacggtaccaGAACACTTTTGTACCGGAAGCTGTGTAACCAGATCGGTAAAATGGTTTATCGCTGAACTCCGAACTACTGATACACAGGGTGCTGGCCTGAACTTTACTCAAATGTTCGCTCATTTCAACTAAATGAATCGATAATCCGGGCGTCACATTGAGACCATCGCATACCCTCAGGATATCTTTCATCATTGTTCCTTTACCGGGACCCAGCTCAACTAGTTGATACGGCGAGGGACGTCCAAATTTGGACCACTCAGTCAGAAACCAGACGGCAATCATTTCTCCGAATATTTGCCCAATCTCAGGTGATGTAACAAAATCACCTTTGCTTCCGAGCACTTCGTCCGGGGTCATGTAGTAACCGGATGCCGGATTGGTCAAAACCTGTTATAAAATCGGCACCAATAAAAACTATCATTTGACTTTAAATGTGAACCACTGACCTGCTTCATATAGGTGGCCACCGGTATAGGTCCGGTGGCACGGATTCGTGATTGTAGTTCATCCTTCAGCGAAACCGGTGACCGGCCACCGTTTGCAGCTTTGTTCTCGTCCGCCCCCGGGGTGTTAAGTTTACTCGCTGGTGGAAGCGAGACTCGCCGGACCGGTTTGTAGCTGTAACGGCGAACTGCAGCCGGCAGGAACGGGGACACTTTCCGTAGAATCATGATACCGGAATCTTTTGCAATCGTTCTCCCAAAATTGCTGATAGggcagaaaaatgtaaacataaacaaacttTGCTGCGCGACATTTTCCATCGAGGGGTGATGCGTGCcatgcaacattttttatacacgtaaaataaattttatccaaatttgagaacaaataaaatcaaatatagTTACTGAAATTTGTGAAGTGAAACCCTACTGGAACGCAGTTTTTTTCCATACTCTCATGATTATAATGATTTTCATCATCAATGACCACGATCAAATGTAATATCAATGGAACAAGTTTACAAGTCTGAATGTATATACAAGCTTATTAGTTACGGTGGGTGCAAAAATATCAACCACGAAACGCCCAGAATCATTGTGAACTAAGTTTGACCGtgcttcaaaacaaaacatagttcgattctggTCGAACTGAGATCGACATAATGAACTAAAAAGCTAGACTATTTTTGTGTATGTTGAACCAAGAGTACTAAGCGAGTTCGGCTGTCGAACTGCATTATAAGTCGCTACGAATAAAGGTTCAAAATTGGAAATCGGTTGTCCGAACTTAGGTTTGAGTATGCctgtcagaacttagttttgcgttGATGCGTTGACACGAATGCAACTTTGAGTAAATCAAAGTATTGACAAAGTATTCTTTCGTTTTGAGAAGTGCATTTCTACAGTCTGGGTAATCGTTACGCAGCGTGTTTCTTTTGCAACATCAAGAGAGCGAGAGATTTTGCTCTCAAAAAGTTGTAGCAGAGCAGCGAGCGAGCGAGATCAGAAATTGTAACGGTATTCAGTGAAAGATGTTCGTCGCGAACGGTCGTCGATCGGTAAATAAGTTATGtttaaaagttattaatgaGATGTGtgataatgaaaattattgagAAACAGTTAATTTCTCGAGGTTGGTCTGGTAGGTAAGTTTGAAGTAAATTAATAAAGCAATTTGTAatgatttttcatcattttctcgATTCTGCAACAGCAAGAGACTGTGTGAGGGTATAGCAGAGACGtagggatatttttttttaaagaggggGTGTATAGCAATATTAATTTTCCTAAAAATTAATCCAATGAATCTTGATTGAAAATTCCACAAAATCTAACTTTGACAGCTGGTGCTTTTAAAAAATGCAGTTTccctaagaattttttttcttggacatTAAATGGCCTCGTACTATGTCAATAAATTCCGAtgaggaacatttttacattgaaTAAATCCAAGAGTTTTTgcctagtggataggctggcgcgagtctggtaacccaggcgtactgggttcgattcccggtatcggcaagaaaaacttttgggttcgaatcccataagttgccgacaggagAGATGAGATGCTCGGGGAGTAAGTAGAtgccagtctcgaacccacccttgtccttcctccaactggtaccAGGtggggttggtttattatcttgaacagcattctgtccatatccagccggaatggatataatgaagtgcatgATAGTCTAACCAACGTCTCATGATCGCTTACTATGCTAtgctgcctactctaaactttcaaattttcttctccatactatctctaattttcatttccagcgtcagctccccgagctatttaaacgcaaaaaaaatccaagagtttttaaaattgaaaatcaatgttatcaagttcaaatcaagcaactTTGTGAAAACTTTCTCGATTTAACACAATATCATATTTATGTCAAGCATCACAAAGATAATGTAATTACTCCACTTTAACCGGTTATTCTTTCCTTGTATATTGGCTTATAGCTATTAGTTATTACTAAAATCTTGCGTCAATATGTATGTCATCTAAATTACAAGTACAAGCTGAACGTATGTATTGAGAGAAACCTAGAAAATGAAGAtcgacaaaaagttcgaaaaacggaaactgaaaaaaatcgttacaaattttgtttcgtATTTTAAGAAAGGATCCAATGATGGCTCAATGTGTCAAATAACATCCATTTGCAATAAAATTCTTCTCTGACTGATATTTTTTCgggcatgatcttaaaaacaaaatgaaaaaaaagcatATCCATATTTGCAATAAATAGACGGATAATATGATTAAATGTGACTGACGGTCCTATGCCGTTTGACATAATGGTCATTTGGTATGGAAACATAAGAATTCATTAGATGACAGCTTCAGATGAGGCTTCCTCgaagttttgatcaattttttaggACGGCCTCGTCTTTCTAGGTTTAAAGAAAGCcctaggaaggccccgtgtttctaCGAGAAGCGTGAGGagactttttcgaaattttgatccatcGTTTTACTTATTCAGGTTTATTCAGAGCCCTAGGAAGGCGTCATGTTACTAGGTTTAcacaaagctagggacaatccgcTTGTCTGGTCCGCATGCCACatttatgccaaacgaccattatgccaaacggccattattcCAAACGGCATTTTTCTAAACGGTAAAatataaatgtgaaaaaaaacacaaaaacacattttttgtaccTCAGATTTATACTAATACACaaagtgtaaatatttttttgagcaCCACTTGGACAGAAAAAAGAGGTTTTTTATCCCGGATgcccacgtggacagatttgaaattgtttttttctaaatctaattgatcgcttaaacttaaactgaaaAGCTTagcaaattaaagattttgattttgttttatgaagattttgatttaaataagtcttaaatttattcatatttagaaaaaaaaattggaagtaAGTATGTTAATGTGGACATGACCTAagcccctacccccctctccgtgggcGAACGTGGACATTACCATACACCACACCCCCACCCCCACCCCCCTCCCCttagttgtccacgtggtatgtgaacggccccataTGACAAACTAAAGATATTAAGAATTCATTAGGGGTCCCAGATGAAGAATCTTTATAGGATGCGTTTACAGGTCAACGTTTACAGGTTGCTTGTATGCGTTCTACGGTGCACTTTTTAGCACTGACCACACTCTAACATGTTACTTATTACAAAAATccgatcattttctggctaattttgcAACCTATCATCTGTTTTGCGAACCTgctaattttgacaaaaaataccctgtaggaaaaaatcacctgtttagcccgattgtattttttcttcaatgtttGGTGGCATTTCCctactgggatagcatttcatcAGGAGCGATCGATGCGCAATCTTGaatatccaacaaacgaaatcgagtgtccaatTAGTATAGTCAGTGATTTTAGTATGAATTGTTCTGAAAAGACATTAAATTCAGCGTATCCGTtcagcaaatttatttttatttcgcatcattggttttcatatttttggggcAAAGCGGCTcaccaaaataaattaaatttatgcttTCATTAtctatttaaacaatttaaaacaaattgtgaaaattgaagTGATCGTCTCACGtctgtcaattttaaaaaatggtagCAAAATATATGGTGCTGTTATTTTTGTTCCGCTCATTATAGTTATAAGGAAGTTTCAATatgcaaatcaaaaaaaaagtttggcccttaattaacccttcgtttcataaagtatcaaatttgcaacattgtttgtattaaaaaatatcaaaaatcttttttaaatttggtttcttGATTattcattgataaaaaaaatcattaaataaagggtcatttctcatcatttcacgtgtgagctttcattacatcCTATGAAACATctcaagaattcacagaaaactgctgcaaaagttattaaaacaactttaaaacaacttaatttgtaaatttgtatctGACATATAGAATATTTTACCCAGGCTACAAATaatctaaatggaaagaagttacgactagtttatgtcagtttttgtattatttcgttataaaactctttgtttacattttgtttcatacgacgttatgaaagctcacgcgagatttgaataaatttctttaaactttCGTTAATTGAgtattttaagacattttgaaaatggaaaactcACATACAGGATTCGCAAttccagggttgctagcgaaccgggaaaaccgggaaaaccgggaaaaactttggaatttcatcacgtcaccgggaaaccgggaaaaaaccgggaatatCGG
This sequence is a window from Uranotaenia lowii strain MFRU-FL chromosome 3, ASM2978415v1, whole genome shotgun sequence. Protein-coding genes within it:
- the LOC129754389 gene encoding protein arginine methyltransferase NDUFAF7 homolog, mitochondrial-like translates to MILRKVSPFLPAAVRRYSYKPVRRVSLPPASKLNTPGADENKAANGGRSPVSLKDELQSRIRATGPIPVATYMKQVLTNPASGYYMTPDEVLGSKGDFVTSPEIGQIFGEMIAVWFLTEWSKFGRPSPYQLVELGPGKGTMMKDILRVCDGLNVTPGLSIHLVEMSEHLSKVQASTLCISSSEFSDKPFYRSGYTASGTKVFWYRQLEDVPETFSIILAHEFFDALPIHKFQQHESSWKEVLIDIDPADEGKFRFINSNAETPMLRMFLNNYQHLVRDRSSIEISFDSELIIRQIGKRFNSVGGFALIVDYGHLGEKGDTFRAFKAHKLHDPLMDPGAADLTADVDFSILKQFCERTGQIFTVGPTSQRAFLEMAGAQERLKVLVEAAEGEDQKRLLENGFHMLTDPEQMGERFKFFGLFPKELESFLKSSR